The following are encoded in a window of Ranitomeya variabilis isolate aRanVar5 chromosome 8, aRanVar5.hap1, whole genome shotgun sequence genomic DNA:
- the TMEM115 gene encoding transmembrane protein 115, giving the protein MLRSIPANRLVLALSGSSVLVKCLWGAVVLLYLLSFWVDSAHVLAVTPGLLLPPNLWLWTLVTHGLVELHLWDVLVNLLLTLGAGRRLEPLWGAPELLLFYGVVSVSVGVLSSLFFLVAYAATSDLHFLFSARVHGFPAFAGAVLVAHKQTIGDGLVEPQRWVRLLPQLALLGVVVLTVARLIPGQMLVGYSLGLLSGWVYLRFYQRHSRGRGDMADHFSFASFFPAPLQPAAALLGTLAHAGLVKLHLCPRAVKRYDVGAPSSITISLPGTDPQDAERRRQLALKALNERLKRVEDQTSWPSMEEEEEEEDDASHETSFSSSAGGKADPAAAQEPSAAAAPMV; this is encoded by the exons ATGCTGCGCTCTATCCCCGCTAACCGCCTGGTGCTGGCGCTGTCCGGGAGCAGCGTGCTGGTGAAGTGCCTGTGGGGGGCCGTCGTCCTCCTTTACCTCCTCTCCTTCTGGGTGGACAGCGCTCACGTTCTGGCCGTCACCCCTGGACTGCTGCTGCCCCCCAATCTGTGGCTCTGGACGCTGGTGACGCACGGACTGGTGGAGCTGCACCTCTGGGACGTCCTGGTGAACCTGCTGCTGACGCTGGGGGCCGGGCGCCGGCTGGAGCCGCTGTGGGGGGCCCCGGAGCTGCTCCTGTTCTATGGCGTGGTCAGTGTGTCTGTGGGGGTCCTGAGCTCCCTCTTCTTCTTGGTGGCCTACGCCGCGACCTCTGACCTGCACTTCCTCTTCTCTGCGCGGGTCCACGGCTTCCCAGCGTTTGCCGGCGCCGTCCTGGTGGCTCATAAACAGACGATTGGAGACGGGCTCGTGGAGCCTCAGCGCTGGGTGCGGCTCCTGCCTCAGCTGGCActgctgggggttgtagtcctgACGGTGGCCAGGCTGATCCCGGGGCAGATGCTGGTGGGGTACAGTCTGGGGCTGCTGTCCGGATGGGTGTACCTGCGCTTCTACCAGAGGCACAGCCGCGGCCGGGGAGACATGGCCGACCACTTCTCCTTTGCCAGCTTCTTCCCTGCGCCCCTGCAGCCCGCTGCTGCTCTTCTGGGGACCCTCGCACATGCCGGCCTGGTGAAACTGCATCTCTGCCCGCGGGCCGTCAAGAGATATGATGTGGGCGCGCCATCCTCCATCACCATCAGCTTACCGGGCACCGACCCCCAAGACGCCGAGCGCAGGAG GCAGCTGGCGCTGAAGGCGCTGAACGAGCGGCTGAAGAGAGTAGAAGACCAGACATCATGGCCgagcatggaggaagaggaggaggaagaggacgatGCGTCACATGAGACGTCCTTCAGCAGCAGCGCCGGTGGGAAAGCAGATCCTGCAGCCGCCCAGGAGCCGAGTGCAGCGGCAGCGCCCATGGTATAA
- the LOC143787889 gene encoding caveolin-3-like has product MAELKNIPNEPMPIDMDNRDPNNMNEHVRVLFEDAFAEPEGSHSIPGVWGMSYKTFGGVKSCCYIVLSVLCGCPLAFCWALQFSCVQCCHVWCIGPCVKSWDMNFSCLKKFWSSCVHCLCDPCYEACGLCFSLIRVQNKSG; this is encoded by the exons ATGGCCGAACTCAAGAACATACCTAATGAACCAATGCCCATCGACATGGACAACCGGGACCCCAACAACATGAATGAGCACGTGCGG GTTCTCTTTGAAGACGCCTTCGCGGAGCCTGAGGGGTCTCACAGCATCCCGGGGGTCTGGGGAATGTCCTACAAGACCTTCGGAGGGGTGAAGAGTTGCTGCTACATTGTGCTGTCGGTGCTGTGCGGCTGCCCGCTGGCGTTCTGCTGGGCTCTGCAGTTCTCCTGCGTGCAGTGCTGCCACGTCTGGTGTATCGGCCCCTGTGTGAAGAGCTGGGACATGAACTTCTCGTGCCTGAAGAAGTTCTGGAGCTCCTGCGTCCACTGCTTGTGCGACCCATGCTACGAGGCCTGCGGCCTGTGCTTCAGCCTCATCCGCGTGCAGAACAAGAGCGGGTAG
- the CYB561D2 gene encoding transmembrane reductase CYB561D2: MAQSSDPEPRLHRTLRLISGAAAHLTAFTFTIYIACVSQLGASLFSWHPVLMSLAFSFFMTEAILVFSPDSSLLRSFSRKARVRAHWALQLLSTLCATLGLGIIYYNKVVHEKPHFSTWHGLLGLLAVLWALVQNAGGVTLLYPKLVQRWTLSTRKLYHATSGLLGYLLGCTSLFLGMCSLWFSAHVTGASWYICALCPLLTGLVVMNQVSNAYLYRKRSQS, encoded by the exons ATGGCGCAGAGCTCGGACCCCGAGCCCCGGCTGCACCGCACCCTGCGCCTCATATCTGGGGCCGCCGCTCATCTCACCGCATTCACCTTCACCATCTACATCGCCTGCGTGTCCCAGCTGGGAGCAT CGCTCTTCTCCTGGCACCCGGTCCTCATGAGTCTGGCG TTCTCCTTCTTCATGACAGAAGCCATCTTGGTTTTCTCTCCTGACTCCTCcctgctgcgctccttctcccgtaAGGCGCGGGTGCGGGCACACTgggcgctgcagctcctctccaccctCTGCGCCACCCTGGGCCTGGGCATCATCTATTATAACAAGGTTGTACACGAGAAGCCTCACTTCTCCACGTGGCACGGTCTGCTGGGATTACTCGCCGTGCTGTGGGCGCTCGTGCAGAACGCCGGCGGGGTAACACTGCTGTACCCCAAACTGGTGCAGCGCTGGACCCTGTCTACCCGCAAGCTGTACCATGCCACCTCCGGCCTGCTGGGCTACCTGCTGGGATGCACCAGCCTGTTCCTCGGCATGTGTTCCCTGTGGTTCAGCGCCCATGTCACTGGCGCCTCGTGGTACATCTGCGCCCTCTGCCCGCTGCTCACGGGCCTGGTGGTGATGAATCAAGTCAGTAACGCTTATCTGTACCGGAAGAGGAGTCAGTCCTGA